CGCGACCGAGCTGGTCACCGCGCTGCAGAAGGTGGCGACCGGCGGCACGTATGTCAGTCCGCCCATGGCGGAGAAACTCGCGCACAGCCTGGGCGAGCCCAGTGAGGAGGCGGCCCACACGCGCCTGTCAGACCGCGAGATGGAGGTCTATCGCCGGCTGGTGCAGGGTGAGCCCTTGACCGAAATCGCCACCAGCCTGTGCGTGAGTGCCAAGACAATCAGCACCTACAAGATGCGGTTGATGGACAAGCTGCAGCTCTCCAGCGAAGCCGCTCTTGTGCGCTACGCGATACGTCATCGCTTGTTCTCCGACGACGATACGCTCTAGCGCATTCCCCGCAGGACCCAACCCGGTCTTGCGACACGTCAAAGGCCGTCGCGCCCGAATCGCTATTGTTGATGCACATGCATCGGCCGGTCGAGATCACCCCGGGGCGCGCCCCTGTCTGCCGTGCATGGCCAAGGGGGCCATGTGCAAGCCATTCTCAAACTCGCCTACAAGCTGTTGGTCAATGACAAGGCCAAGCTGAGCGGCTTGCTGGTCGGCATCACGTTTGCGGTGTTTCTGATGATCGAGATGACGTCGCTGTTTGCGGGCGTGCTCAATCGGTCTTCGTCTGCCGTGTACAACATCGGCGCACGGATGTGGGTCATGGATCCGGCTGTCAATACCGTGGCCAATTCGATCGGCATGCCGGATTACGTTCTTGATGCGGTACGCAGCATTCACGGCGTGAAGTTTGCCGTTCCACTGTATTCAGGCGGCGCACTTGTGCGCCTGAAAAGCGGAACCTATCAGCCGGTCACTGTCGTCGGCATTGACGACACCAGCCTGTTCGGCCGCCCTCGCATGCTGAGTGGCCGTATCCAGGATCTGTACGGCGACAACGCCTTCATCGTCATCCAGGACGCCGAGTTCGGGAAACTGGAAAACCCGCATATCGGCACGGAGTTCGAAGTCAATGACCATCGAGGCGTGATCGTCGGCATTGGCGAGGTGGCGACCAGCGGATTGTTTGGCGTGCCCACCCTGTACACAACGTACCGCCGGGCTGTGCAATATCTGCCCGGTACGCGCTACACGATGTCGTACATCCTGATCGAGCCCAAGTCCGAAGCCGACGTTGCAGCGATCGAACGCGCGGTAGACCGGCTCGGTTATCGCGCGCTGACCAAGGAAGAGTTCATCGGCCGCATCTCGCACTTCTATACCTACCAGACCGGGCTTGGCACCAACATCCTGCTGATGACGGTGATCAGCTTCGTGGTGGGCTTGTCGATATCGGGACAGACGTTCTACACCTTCATCCTGGAAAACCTGGAGCGCTTTGGCGCACTCAAGGCCATCGGGGCAAAGGGGCGCGAGCTGGTCACGATGATCGTTTTCCAGGCGACGTTCGTGGCGCTGGTTGGCTACGGGCTGGGCATCGGCCTATGCGCCGCATCCATCGCACTGGTGCGCCTTCGCATTCCAGACTATGCAGCCATGATCACGTTCACCAACCTGATGCTTGCGCTGGCCATGGTGGTTGTGATTGCCGGCATCTCGGGGTACATCGGGGTACGCAAGGTACTGCGCATCGAACCCTTCGACATCTTCCGGGGTTGATGGTGGCCAACGTTGCCATTGCCGCGCAGGGGCTCGATAAATGGTTTGGCGAGGGCGAGGCGCGTACCTGCGCGCTCAAGCAGGTCAGTTTCGACGCCCAGTTCAACGAGATGCTGTTCATCGTCGGGCCTTCGGGCAGCGGCAAGACCACGCTGTTGAGCGTGATCTCCGGCATCCTGCGCCCGGATGGCGGCCGGGCCGTGGTGGACGGAGTCGATATCTGGAGCCTGGGTGCCGACGCGCTGGCCGATTTTCGCCTGGGCAGGATCGGCTTCGTGTTTCAGGACTACCACCTGTTCCCGCGGCTCACTACGGTCGAGAACGTCGCCATCCCGCTGATCCTGCGGCATGTCGCCTGGGACACTGCGCTCGAGCAGGCCATGCACTACCTCGATGTGGTCGGGCTGAAGAACCGTGCGCAGTTGCCGCCGGTCAAGCTCAGTGGCGGTGAACAGCAGCGCGTGGCCATTGCACGCGCCATCGTCACGCAGCCCGACATCCTCATCCTGGATGAACCCACCGCATCGCTCGATGGCGATACCGGACGCTCCATCATGCAGTTCGTAAAGACGGAAATCCTGAACGCGCACCGCTGCATCGTGATCGTGACGCACGACGCGCGCATCCTCGACATGGCCAGCCGCATCCTCGACATGGAGGACGGCAAGCTGAGCCGCATTGAACATGGAGAGGCGCGATGAAGATCCGCTGGTTGTTTGTGCTCTCTGTGATCGGCGCGCTGGCGGGGATTGGCGCGGCCATCTACTACGCACGGCAGAGGCCGCCGCTGCCGCCCGTCTTCCAACCAGCGGCCAATCCATACGCGACGGGCATCTACGCCAACGGCATCGTCGAAAGCGATCAGCCCAGCGGCGCCAACCTGAACCTGTATGCCGAGGTGTCGGGCACCGTTGCGCGAATTGCCGTGCAGGAAGGGCAGACGGTCAAGCGCGGCGATGTGCTGCTCCAGATCGAGGATTCCGTGCAGCGCGCCCTGACTGCGCAGCAGCAGTCGCAAGCGGATGCCGTCGACGCCCAGTTGAACGCGCTGCTGGCCCAGCCGCGCAAGGAAACACTGGAGGTCACCCGCGCACAGGTGAGCGCAGCAGATGCCGGCCTGCGCACCGTACAGGATCAGTTGGACAAGCTTGAAGCGGCCGCCCGCCTCAATCCCAAGGCAGTCAGTCGCGATGCCATGGACAACGCCGCCAACGCGGTACGGGTGGCACACAGCAATCTTGCAGTTGCCCAGCGGCAGTACGAACTCACGCGCGCCGGCGCCTGGAGCTACGACATCCGCACGCTGCAAAAACAGCGCGATGCCTTGCAGAAGGGCGCGGCGGCAGCGGCAGCATTGCTCGAAAAATATGCCGTGCGGGCACCGGTGGATGGGGTTGTCATGTCCGTGAACACGGCAATGGGCAGCTATGTCTCGCCGCAGGGTACCTATGACGCCTACACACGGGCCAACGTGCCACTCGTCACGATGAGCACCGGCCAGAACAAGCTGGCTGTCCGTGTGTATGTGGACGAGATCCTGGTGCACCGTCTTCCGCCCGGTGCGGTACAGGCACGCATGTTTGTGCGCGGCACCGATGTCAGCGTGCCGCTGGAATTCGTGCGCGTGCAGCCGTACGTATCGCCCAAGGTGCAGTTGTCTGACCAGCGCTCCGAACGCGTGGATGTGCGCGTGCTGCCATTGCTTTTCCGTTTCAAGCAGCCTGACAAGCTGGCTGTCTATCCAGGCCAACTGGTCGACGTTTACCTACAGGGGGCGTCGTGAAAGCGGCGGCGTGGGCGATAGGCATCGCGCTTGCGGTGTCGGGCTGCGCCGTCGGACCGGATTTTCAGGCGCCGCCGGCACCGGGCGTCGATCGCTATCTTCGTGACGGCAATCCTGCACAGGGCACCTCCGCAGATGGCGTTGCGCAGCGCTTCACGGCGGCAACCGTGCCTGCCGACTGGTGGCGCGCCCTCGGCAGTCCGGCGCTTGATCAGGCCATGGATGCCGCCATTACGGCCAATCCGAGCCTGCAGCAGGCAGAAGCCAACCTGCGCGCCGCGCAAGACCTGTTGCGAGCTGGCGCGGGCGTGTTCTACCCGCAGGTGGCGGGATCAGCCGATGTGTCGCGCCAGGCAGCGGTGCCCGCCAGGCTCGGCCAGACCGGGGCGCCAAGTCTTTTTACGCTGTGGACGCTGGGGGCATCCATCAGCTACGCGGTGGATATCTTTGGCGGCAATCGGCGTGCGGTGGAATCACTGGCGGCGCAAGCGGAGGGACAGAGGTACGCAGTGGCCGCCGCCTACCTCACCCTGACCGGCAATCTGGTGAACGCCGTGATCGCCCATGCCGCCTATCGGGCACAGATTGAAACCACGCGCAGCCTGATTGCCGTGGTGCGCGAGCAGGTGGAGATTGCGCACGCGCAGGTCGAAGCCGGCGTCATGGCACATGCCAGCGAGTTGAGCCTCGCTGCGCAATTGGCGTCGCTGGAGGCATCGCTGCCACCGCTGGAGCAGAAGCGCGACCAGGCTGCACATCTGCAGGCCGTGTTGACCGGCCGATTTCCTTCCGAAGCAGACGCTGTAGACGTCGCGCTCAACGGGCTGCAGCTGCCGGCGGACCTGCCCAGGCTGGTGCCCTCTGAACTGGTGCGCCAGCGGCCCGACGTTCTGGCCGCACAGGCACGCCTGCACCAGGCCAGCGCCGAGGTCGGTGTTGCAACGGCGGCGATGCTGCCCAGCTTGACCTTGAGCGCAGACTACGCCCGAATGAGCGGCCGCAGCGCCGATCTGTTTGGTGCAAAGGCCGGCGCCTGGAGCGTGGGGGCAAGTCTTGTCGCCCCGCTGTTTGAGGGCGGCACCCTGTATTTCCGCCGTTCTGCATCCCGGCAGGCTTTGCAAGCCGCCGATGCCGGCTACCGGCAGGTCGTGCTCTCTTCGTTTGAACAGGTGGCCGATGTGCTGCGGGCGCTGGAACACGATGCCGCGCAGCTTGACGCACAGTTGCGCGCGCAGACGGCCGCTAGTGCCGCACTCGAAGAGATCAACGCTGACTACCGTGCCGGTGTTAGCGGCTATCTGCAGGTGCTGAGTGCCGACCTGCAGTATCAGCAAGCCGTGCTCGGCACGCTGCAGGTGCGTGCACAACGGCTGCAAGACACCGTGGCGCTGTTCCTTGCACTGGGCGGCGGCTGGCGTGACGCCGGCGTTGAACCGCCGGTGGCGGGCACGCACGACAGCCGCCCAGGCAACGATGGCCGTTGAGTTGCGTCAAGGCCGGACGCACGTCCTGCGCTCTAATGGTTTGCACATCCATCCGGTTTGCTCGCAATTTCCCATGCACATCACGTCCGTGCCGTTTCCGCACTCGCCCGCCGACGATCTCTCGATGTGGTCGGCGCTTGCCTCGCAAGACGTGCTGGTGCGCCTCCAGACCCAGACGCACGGCCTGACGGAGGAGGCTGCCGCACAGCGCCTGCGTGAAAACGGCCTCAACCGCGTGGCCAATGGTCATCAAGAGGCCGTGCTGATTGAGTTGGCGCGCCGCTCGGTCAATCCGCTGAATCTGCTGCTCATCTCGCTGGCGGGCGTCTCGGCGGTGTTGGGCGATGTGCGGGCGGCGGTGCTGATTGCCGTCATGGTGGTGCTGAGCGTGGTGCTGGGCTTTCTGCAGGAGCATCGCTCGAACCGGGCGGCGGAGGCACTGCGGCGCATGGTGCATACCACGGCAACGGTACGTCGCATCGGTTCCGATGGCGCCGAAGCGAGCCAGGAAATCCCGATCGAGCAACTGGTGCCGGGCGATATCGTCCAGCTTTCGGCCGGTGACATGGTCCCGGCCGACTTGCGGCTGCTCAGTGCGAAGGATGTGTTCGTCAACCAGTCGGCCCTGACTGGCGAAGCCATGCCACAGGAAAAGCATGCGGAGCCTTCCGACAGTCATCCTGCGGCAGATTTCGACCGGCCCAACCTGTGCTTCATGGGCAGCGCCGTGGTGAGCGGCTACGCCACGGCCGTTGTCTTGACCACCGGGCACCGCACCGCCTTTGGCCATGTGGCCAACCTGATTGCCGCCCAACGCGTGCAGACCAGCTTTGATCGCGGCATTACCCGATTCACGTGGCTGATGCTGACGTTGATCCTGGTGATGGCGCCCACGGTGTTTCTCATCAACGGGCTCACCAAGGGCAACTGGTTCGAGGCGCTGTTGTTTGCGGTGGCCGTGGCCGTGGGCCTCACGCCCGAGATGCTGCCCATGATCGTGACGGTCAATCTGGCCAAGGGCGCCATCGCCATGTCGCGCAAGAAAGTCATCGTCAAGCGGCTCAACGCCATCCAGAACTTTGGTGCGATGGATGTACTGTGCACCGACAAGACGGGCACGCTCACGCAAGACCGCATCATCCTCAAGCATCACCTGGATTTGCGCGGTGAAGAATCCGACCAGGTGCTGGAGTACGCGTTTCTTAACAGCTTCTATCAGTCGGGCCTGAAGAACCTGCTGGACGTGGCTGTGCTCAAGCATGTGGAGCTGGAACAGCGCCTGGATGTGCATGCGCGGTTCCAGAAGATCGATGAGCTGCCGTTTGACTTCGAGCGTCGGCGCATGTCGGTGGTGCTGGCGCAGGACGACGGCACGCATGTGCTGATCTGCAAGGGGGCAGTGGAAGAAGTGCTGGCCGTCAGTGCGCGTTACGTGAGCGGCGACGAGGCTGGCCCGCTGGAGGCAAGCCACCTCCAAGATACGCGGCAACTGGCGGAGAACCTCAACGCCGACGGCTTCCGTGTCGTGGCGGTTGCGTACAAGGAGATGCCGCCCGAGCAAAGCCAGTACGCCGTGACGGACGAGTCGGGATTGACGTTGCTGGGGTATATCGCCTTTCTTGACCCGCCACGTGATACGGCCGCACCCGCCATTGCCGCATTGAAGGCCCGCGGCGTAGCGGTCAAGATCCTGACGGGGGACAACGCCATTGTTGCGCGCAAGATCTGTCGCGAGGTCGGGATCGCCGTGGAGCCCGTGGTGCTCGGGACCGAGTTGGCCGCCATGTCACCCGAGCAGATGGCCGAGGTGGCCGAGCGCGCATCTGTGTTCGCCAAGGTGTCGCCGGCGCAAAAGGCGGCCATTGTCGAGGCACTGCACCGCAGGGGCCACGTCGTGGGCTTCCTGGGTGACGGCATTAACGACGGGCCGGCGCTCAAGGCCGCGGATGTCGGCATCTCCGTGGATAGCGCTGTCGATATTGCCAAGGAGTCCGCCGACATCATCCTGCTGGAGAAAAGCCTGGCCGTGCTGGGCGAGGGCGTGACGGAAGGGCGCAAGGTGTTCGGCAACATCGTCAAGTACATCAAGATGGGCGCCAGCTCGAACTTCGGAAACATGTTCAGCGTGCTGGGCGCCAGCCTGTTTCTGCC
This is a stretch of genomic DNA from Ralstonia wenshanensis. It encodes these proteins:
- a CDS encoding HlyD family secretion protein; amino-acid sequence: MKIRWLFVLSVIGALAGIGAAIYYARQRPPLPPVFQPAANPYATGIYANGIVESDQPSGANLNLYAEVSGTVARIAVQEGQTVKRGDVLLQIEDSVQRALTAQQQSQADAVDAQLNALLAQPRKETLEVTRAQVSAADAGLRTVQDQLDKLEAAARLNPKAVSRDAMDNAANAVRVAHSNLAVAQRQYELTRAGAWSYDIRTLQKQRDALQKGAAAAAALLEKYAVRAPVDGVVMSVNTAMGSYVSPQGTYDAYTRANVPLVTMSTGQNKLAVRVYVDEILVHRLPPGAVQARMFVRGTDVSVPLEFVRVQPYVSPKVQLSDQRSERVDVRVLPLLFRFKQPDKLAVYPGQLVDVYLQGAS
- a CDS encoding efflux transporter outer membrane subunit, translating into MKAAAWAIGIALAVSGCAVGPDFQAPPAPGVDRYLRDGNPAQGTSADGVAQRFTAATVPADWWRALGSPALDQAMDAAITANPSLQQAEANLRAAQDLLRAGAGVFYPQVAGSADVSRQAAVPARLGQTGAPSLFTLWTLGASISYAVDIFGGNRRAVESLAAQAEGQRYAVAAAYLTLTGNLVNAVIAHAAYRAQIETTRSLIAVVREQVEIAHAQVEAGVMAHASELSLAAQLASLEASLPPLEQKRDQAAHLQAVLTGRFPSEADAVDVALNGLQLPADLPRLVPSELVRQRPDVLAAQARLHQASAEVGVATAAMLPSLTLSADYARMSGRSADLFGAKAGAWSVGASLVAPLFEGGTLYFRRSASRQALQAADAGYRQVVLSSFEQVADVLRALEHDAAQLDAQLRAQTAASAALEEINADYRAGVSGYLQVLSADLQYQQAVLGTLQVRAQRLQDTVALFLALGGGWRDAGVEPPVAGTHDSRPGNDGR
- a CDS encoding ABC transporter permease, whose translation is MQAILKLAYKLLVNDKAKLSGLLVGITFAVFLMIEMTSLFAGVLNRSSSAVYNIGARMWVMDPAVNTVANSIGMPDYVLDAVRSIHGVKFAVPLYSGGALVRLKSGTYQPVTVVGIDDTSLFGRPRMLSGRIQDLYGDNAFIVIQDAEFGKLENPHIGTEFEVNDHRGVIVGIGEVATSGLFGVPTLYTTYRRAVQYLPGTRYTMSYILIEPKSEADVAAIERAVDRLGYRALTKEEFIGRISHFYTYQTGLGTNILLMTVISFVVGLSISGQTFYTFILENLERFGALKAIGAKGRELVTMIVFQATFVALVGYGLGIGLCAASIALVRLRIPDYAAMITFTNLMLALAMVVVIAGISGYIGVRKVLRIEPFDIFRG
- the mgtA gene encoding magnesium-translocating P-type ATPase produces the protein MHITSVPFPHSPADDLSMWSALASQDVLVRLQTQTHGLTEEAAAQRLRENGLNRVANGHQEAVLIELARRSVNPLNLLLISLAGVSAVLGDVRAAVLIAVMVVLSVVLGFLQEHRSNRAAEALRRMVHTTATVRRIGSDGAEASQEIPIEQLVPGDIVQLSAGDMVPADLRLLSAKDVFVNQSALTGEAMPQEKHAEPSDSHPAADFDRPNLCFMGSAVVSGYATAVVLTTGHRTAFGHVANLIAAQRVQTSFDRGITRFTWLMLTLILVMAPTVFLINGLTKGNWFEALLFAVAVAVGLTPEMLPMIVTVNLAKGAIAMSRKKVIVKRLNAIQNFGAMDVLCTDKTGTLTQDRIILKHHLDLRGEESDQVLEYAFLNSFYQSGLKNLLDVAVLKHVELEQRLDVHARFQKIDELPFDFERRRMSVVLAQDDGTHVLICKGAVEEVLAVSARYVSGDEAGPLEASHLQDTRQLAENLNADGFRVVAVAYKEMPPEQSQYAVTDESGLTLLGYIAFLDPPRDTAAPAIAALKARGVAVKILTGDNAIVARKICREVGIAVEPVVLGTELAAMSPEQMAEVAERASVFAKVSPAQKAAIVEALHRRGHVVGFLGDGINDGPALKAADVGISVDSAVDIAKESADIILLEKSLAVLGEGVTEGRKVFGNIVKYIKMGASSNFGNMFSVLGASLFLPFLPMAPVQVLLNNLLYDFSQTAIPTDNVDDDYLVKPRRWEIGSILKFMLYMGPVSSLFDFATYALLLGVFHAWADPALFQSGWFVESLLTQTLIIHIIRTAKVPFVQSRASTALVLTSIAIACVGIAMPLTPVGALFGFTPLPAAYWPCLAAIVLVYGLCAYVMKAWYVRRYGLD
- a CDS encoding ABC transporter ATP-binding protein; this translates as MVANVAIAAQGLDKWFGEGEARTCALKQVSFDAQFNEMLFIVGPSGSGKTTLLSVISGILRPDGGRAVVDGVDIWSLGADALADFRLGRIGFVFQDYHLFPRLTTVENVAIPLILRHVAWDTALEQAMHYLDVVGLKNRAQLPPVKLSGGEQQRVAIARAIVTQPDILILDEPTASLDGDTGRSIMQFVKTEILNAHRCIVIVTHDARILDMASRILDMEDGKLSRIEHGEAR
- a CDS encoding response regulator gives rise to the protein MIRVMIADDHAVMRDGVRHILERAGDFEVACEASDGTQVLQLVRDHQPQVIVLDLSMPGRSGLELLRQLHDDHPRVRVLVLTMHEEEQYVARAFRAGAAGYLTKESAATELVTALQKVATGGTYVSPPMAEKLAHSLGEPSEEAAHTRLSDREMEVYRRLVQGEPLTEIATSLCVSAKTISTYKMRLMDKLQLSSEAALVRYAIRHRLFSDDDTL